Proteins from a genomic interval of Nitrospina gracilis Nb-211:
- a CDS encoding isoprenyl transferase, translating to MDQIDFNRLPRHIAIIMDGNGRWAKKSFMPRVEGHRQGVKSVDHIVTLCTEMHIPALTLYSFSDENWNRPRTEINALMKILDQYLHKELERMKRENIRFNTIGRVYELPADIQNLIQHAKDYTADNDGLVLTLALSYGGRQEILDAVRKIVKQVQEGQLRYEDIDFPVLEASLATHGLPEPDLLIRTSGELRISNFLLYQIAYTELHYTDVLWPEFREDDLLKAIIDFQKRERRFGMIGDQIVQA from the coding sequence ATGGATCAGATCGATTTCAACCGTCTGCCGCGGCACATCGCCATCATTATGGACGGCAACGGGCGCTGGGCGAAGAAGAGCTTCATGCCTCGCGTGGAAGGCCACCGCCAGGGGGTCAAGTCGGTTGATCACATCGTCACCCTCTGCACGGAGATGCACATCCCCGCGCTCACCCTTTATTCCTTCTCCGACGAAAACTGGAACCGCCCGCGCACCGAGATCAACGCGCTCATGAAAATCCTCGACCAGTACCTGCACAAGGAACTGGAACGGATGAAGCGCGAGAACATCCGCTTCAACACCATCGGCCGCGTGTACGAACTGCCCGCTGATATTCAGAATCTCATCCAGCACGCGAAAGATTACACGGCGGACAACGACGGTCTGGTGCTGACACTCGCCTTGAGTTACGGCGGGCGACAGGAAATCCTCGATGCGGTACGCAAGATCGTCAAGCAGGTGCAGGAAGGGCAACTGCGTTATGAGGACATCGACTTCCCCGTTCTGGAAGCGAGCCTGGCGACGCACGGCCTGCCGGAACCGGACCTGCTCATCCGCACCAGCGGCGAGTTGCGCATCAGCAACTTCCTTCTCTACCAGATCGCGTACACGGAGTTGCACTACACCGACGTGCTGTGGCCGGAGTTCCGCGAAGACGACCTGTTGAAAGCCATCATCGATTTCCAGAAACGCGAACGCCGCTTCGGCATGATCGGCGACCAGATCGTCCAAGCCTAA
- the frr gene encoding ribosome recycling factor — MDNLLKDSERKMKATIDHLHQEFGKVRTGRASVALVEDIKVEFYGNPTPLSQTATLSTPDSRTIAIAPWDPTMLPVIEKAITASDLGLNPSNDGKMIRLNIPPLTTERRQQMTKIVRKYAEEAKISIRNIRRDFNDKIKAMEKESTISKDDEKRGHDQIQKMTDKYVEEVDKVAESKEKDVMED, encoded by the coding sequence ATGGACAATTTACTCAAAGATTCCGAACGCAAAATGAAAGCGACCATCGACCACCTGCACCAGGAATTCGGCAAGGTGCGCACCGGCCGCGCTTCGGTGGCGCTGGTCGAGGATATCAAGGTGGAGTTTTACGGCAACCCGACGCCGCTCAGCCAGACAGCGACGTTGTCCACGCCGGACAGCCGCACCATCGCCATCGCGCCGTGGGACCCGACGATGTTGCCGGTGATCGAAAAGGCCATCACCGCATCCGACCTCGGTCTCAACCCGTCGAACGACGGCAAGATGATCCGCCTCAACATCCCGCCGCTCACCACGGAGCGCCGCCAGCAGATGACCAAGATCGTGCGCAAGTACGCGGAGGAGGCGAAGATTTCCATCCGCAACATCCGCCGCGACTTCAACGACAAGATCAAGGCGATGGAAAAGGAAAGCACCATCTCGAAGGACGACGAGAAGCGGGGCCACGACCAGATCCAGAAGATGACGGACAAGTACGTTGAAGAGGTGGACAAGGTCGCCGAGTCCAAGGAAAAAGATGTGATGGAAGACTGA
- the pyrH gene encoding UMP kinase, producing the protein MSDDTEPAKAHYKRILLKLGGESLAEAGGFGIDQKALQSIAEEIAEAKKLGVQIAIVIGGGNILRGATASNLGMERVTADYMGMLATVINAMALQSALEQAGVPTRVLTALDIRQVAEPYVRRRAIRHLEKDRIVIFAAGTGNPYFTTDTAASLRAIEVEAEVIFKATKVDGVYSADPMIDSTAVKFEQLTYLEVLKKGLKVMDSTSVSLCMDNKLPMVIFNVSNPDAIKRAIMGESIGTRVGAS; encoded by the coding sequence ATGAGTGACGATACGGAACCGGCGAAAGCACATTACAAACGCATCCTGCTGAAGCTGGGCGGAGAAAGCCTGGCGGAGGCGGGAGGCTTCGGCATCGATCAGAAAGCCCTGCAGAGCATCGCGGAGGAGATCGCCGAAGCCAAAAAACTCGGTGTGCAGATCGCCATCGTCATCGGCGGCGGCAACATTTTGCGCGGCGCCACCGCCAGCAACCTGGGGATGGAGCGCGTCACTGCCGACTACATGGGCATGCTGGCCACGGTGATCAACGCCATGGCCCTGCAAAGCGCGCTGGAACAGGCGGGCGTGCCAACCCGCGTGCTGACGGCGCTGGACATCCGCCAGGTGGCGGAACCCTACGTCCGCCGCCGCGCCATCCGTCATCTCGAAAAAGACCGTATCGTCATCTTCGCCGCGGGCACCGGCAACCCTTACTTCACCACCGACACCGCCGCCAGCCTGCGTGCCATCGAGGTCGAGGCCGAAGTCATCTTCAAAGCCACGAAGGTGGATGGCGTCTATTCCGCCGACCCGATGATCGACTCCACCGCGGTCAAGTTCGAACAATTGACGTACCTCGAAGTTTTGAAAAAAGGGCTGAAGGTGATGGACTCCACTTCCGTCAGCCTGTGTATGGACAACAAACTACCCATGGTCATTTTCAACGTCAGCAATCCGGATGCAATCAAGCGCGCGATCATGGGCGAATCCATTGGAACCCGGGTGGGGGCGAGCTGA
- the tsf gene encoding translation elongation factor Ts: protein MEVTADMVKTLREKSGAGILECRNALKETSGDIEEAITFLRKRGMAKADKKGDRTTGDGAIGTYIHPGAKIGVLVELNCETDFVAKNDEYQALLKDIAMHIAAAKPRFTSRDDVTQDVLDKEREIFAHQARESGKPENVIDKIVDGKMSKFFEENCLLDQPFVKDTSITVQELIKQKIATLGENITVGGFSRMEISK, encoded by the coding sequence ATGGAAGTGACAGCAGACATGGTCAAAACCCTGCGCGAAAAATCCGGCGCCGGGATACTGGAATGCCGCAACGCGCTCAAGGAAACCAGCGGCGATATTGAAGAAGCCATCACCTTTCTGCGCAAGAGGGGCATGGCCAAGGCGGACAAGAAGGGCGACCGCACCACCGGCGACGGTGCCATAGGCACCTACATCCACCCCGGCGCCAAGATCGGCGTGCTGGTGGAGCTGAACTGCGAGACTGATTTCGTCGCCAAGAATGACGAGTACCAGGCTCTGCTGAAAGACATCGCGATGCACATCGCCGCCGCCAAGCCGCGCTTCACCTCGCGCGACGACGTCACGCAGGACGTGCTGGACAAGGAACGCGAGATCTTCGCCCACCAGGCGCGGGAATCCGGTAAGCCGGAAAACGTGATCGACAAAATCGTGGACGGCAAGATGAGCAAGTTTTTCGAGGAAAACTGCCTGCTCGACCAGCCCTTCGTGAAAGACACGTCCATCACCGTGCAGGAGTTGATCAAGCAGAAGATCGCCACGCTGGGCGAGAACATCACCGTGGGTGGGTTTTCCCGTATGGAAATCTCTAAATGA